In Pseudodesulfovibrio sp. JC047, the following are encoded in one genomic region:
- a CDS encoding baseplate J/gp47 family protein, with protein MPFDRPSLKDLINRSVADIESRLDGADASLRRMLLNILAKMQAGSVHGLYGYLDWIALQGMPDTAETEQLERWASIWGKNRKSASKASGTAIFTGTSGSVIPANTYLKRNDGFEYETMAEAVITDGSAIVSIEAVQAGVESNTSVGAVLRLPSPVAGIQSTAIASELAGGTDVESDDDLRGRLLARIRQAPHGGATFDYVQWALDVPGVTRAWAYPRELGDGTVTVRIMTDGLTIDGIPAAESVAAVQSYIDNVRPVTAEVIAVAPVAVPMNPQINLTPNTAPVRAAVTAELSDLLRREAIPGATILVSHLREAISIAMGETDHALQTPANNITHSTGQIAVLGTITWGDL; from the coding sequence ATGCCTTTTGACCGTCCGAGCCTCAAGGATCTGATCAATAGGAGCGTGGCCGACATCGAAAGCCGTCTTGACGGGGCCGATGCCAGCTTGCGCCGAATGCTGCTGAACATCCTGGCCAAGATGCAAGCGGGGTCCGTGCATGGTCTCTATGGCTATCTTGATTGGATTGCCTTGCAAGGGATGCCGGACACGGCAGAGACCGAACAGCTTGAGCGTTGGGCCTCCATTTGGGGCAAAAATCGCAAGTCGGCGTCAAAGGCCTCAGGCACGGCAATATTCACCGGCACAAGCGGCAGCGTGATCCCGGCCAACACCTACCTGAAGCGTAACGATGGTTTTGAATATGAAACCATGGCCGAGGCCGTAATTACCGATGGTTCGGCGATAGTGTCCATTGAGGCCGTTCAGGCTGGTGTGGAATCCAATACGTCGGTTGGAGCGGTGCTACGGTTGCCCTCGCCGGTTGCCGGTATCCAAAGTACGGCGATTGCCAGCGAGTTGGCCGGAGGCACTGACGTTGAAAGCGACGATGACTTGCGCGGCAGGTTGTTGGCGAGAATTCGTCAGGCCCCACATGGCGGAGCTACCTTCGACTATGTGCAATGGGCGTTGGATGTCCCCGGCGTAACCCGCGCGTGGGCATATCCGCGCGAGTTGGGAGACGGCACTGTGACCGTGCGAATCATGACCGACGGCCTGACCATTGATGGCATCCCGGCTGCTGAATCCGTGGCGGCGGTGCAATCCTATATAGATAATGTACGGCCCGTAACTGCCGAGGTGATAGCTGTAGCTCCCGTGGCTGTGCCCATGAATCCGCAAATCAACCTAACCCCCAACACAGCCCCCGTCAGGGCGGCGGTCACCGCCGAGCTGTCCGACCTGTTACGCCGTGAGGCCATACCGGGCGCAACTATCCTGGTCAGCCATTTGCGGGAAGCCATATCCATTGCCATGGGCGAAACAGACCATGCGTTGCAGACACCCGCAAACAACATCACCCATTCCACCGGACAAATCGCCGTACTTGGCACCATTACCTGGGGAGACCTGTAA
- a CDS encoding putative phage tail protein: protein MAMTPEQYQAQLLALAPPGAALPTDADSVWSMLLLAMADELSRVDGRTDDLLTELDPRTSLELLPDWERVCGLPGQCSRASATIQERREAVHLVLTAQGGQSRAYYEEAAATIGVLAEVEEFRPFRAGHSSAGDALTNGPWTHTWCMRGPKETIKPFTAGGSSAGDPLASWGNKQFECQMSRIAPAHTLLIFAYGED from the coding sequence ATGGCCATGACACCCGAACAATATCAGGCCCAGCTTTTGGCGCTGGCTCCGCCCGGTGCGGCCCTGCCGACTGACGCGGATAGCGTATGGTCCATGCTCCTGCTGGCCATGGCCGATGAACTGTCTCGCGTTGACGGCCGCACCGATGACCTGTTGACCGAACTCGACCCCCGGACGTCACTTGAACTATTACCCGATTGGGAACGCGTTTGCGGCCTGCCCGGGCAATGCTCCAGAGCTTCAGCAACAATTCAGGAACGCCGTGAGGCGGTCCATTTGGTTCTTACCGCCCAAGGCGGTCAGAGTCGCGCCTATTATGAAGAAGCGGCCGCCACAATCGGCGTACTCGCCGAAGTGGAAGAGTTCAGACCATTCCGGGCCGGTCATTCCTCGGCCGGTGATGCCCTGACCAATGGACCGTGGACGCATACCTGGTGCATGCGCGGCCCGAAAGAAACCATAAAGCCTTTTACCGCTGGCGGAAGTTCCGCTGGTGATCCCCTGGCCAGTTGGGGCAACAAACAGTTTGAATGTCAGATGTCACGGATTGCCCCGGCCCACACCTTGTTAATCTTTGCATACGGAGAGGACTGA